Within the Methanobacterium sp. BRmetb2 genome, the region ATATGGAAACTGCTCCAGAAACCAGTTAAAGTAGGTGAAATACTGGAAACCCTTCTTCAGGAATATGAAGTAGGAGAAGAAGAGTGCCGAAGTGATTTAATCGAATTACTCGAGGAATTAAAAGAGAAGGAACTGGTTAAGATTAATAATTAATATATTTCCCGTATAACCCTGCAGAATAACCCTATTTTTAATCACAACCAACCGTTAAAATGACCAACTTAATAACCCGTTTCTATAACCTGTCCTGGCCGGATA harbors:
- a CDS encoding PqqD family protein codes for the protein MDISLDSIVTVADDVVSCDLEDEAAILNLKDGIYYGLDPVGASIWKLLQKPVKVGEILETLLQEYEVGEEECRSDLIELLEELKEKELVKINN